A stretch of Phaeodactylum tricornutum CCAP 1055/1 chromosome 26, whole genome shotgun sequence DNA encodes these proteins:
- a CDS encoding homeobox protein (Similar to homeobox containing transcription factors), translating into MQSPNGNNCSINPATPVRSTSSTAPPSKRRSVRRPNDDLELMLQHENFPHLLNLAHKIKTAHVRIQSVTTGFEPSQALAKYSLAPSEVMEAVTRLQNQFVSSETSRETIRPGVYPMTDILVMDSIETLQREWEHCQKWLEASESTRLDKDPTAEPAVSEPPTLPKKRKASGANSGSKKEAIAVKYSKWQTDILMNWMIQHVDEPFPKQGEIHQLMDMTGLTQSQVINWTTNVRKRNRKATCQNGKKPHHFIDFVFLAHDRERRARKASSIATAHPLMTGLDSFQNAPRENILAVPPSPSACAVPTRQAASSYSYPSPPSYPQPTYNHTSLSYFANQTPDFKCVHTVPFSPGTMASSPPRCAEDSAIQEHSQTLMQEEMWEIHDDFDPVPMEEESDEFIMEEFAKSWLFENPMDVNDPDSLTVQQAPCSTMPRLNDLGLLPSVTEDSHEKLHRNRTASFDLGELEDEDIDAWAADMGLTIEIQ; encoded by the coding sequence ATGCAGTCTCCAAACGGCAATAATTGCTCAATCAATCCGGCGACCCCGGTACGATCGACTTCCAGCACGGCCCCTCCTAGCAAACGCCGCTCCGTCCGCCGTCCCAACGACGATCTCGAGCTCATGCTTCAGCACGAAAACTTTCCTCATCTCTTGAATTTGGCACACAAAATCAAGACCGCGCATGTTCGAATTCAAAGCGTGACCACCGGCTTTGAGCCTTCCCAAGCGCTAGCCAAATATAGTTTGGCCCCATCGGAAGTCATGGAAGCCGTTACACGACTACAGAATCAATTCGTCTCCAGCGAAACCTCGCGTGAGACGATTCGGCCTGGAGTTTATCCCATGACTGATATTCTCGTCATGGATTCCATAGAAACCTTGCAGCGTGAGTGGGAGCACTGCCAGAAATGGCTGGAAGCGTCGGAAAGTACTCGCCTTGACAAGGATCCCACTGCCGAGCCTGCTGTATCTGAGCCTCCGACCCTTCcaaagaaacgaaaagcTTCTGGCGCCAACAGCGGTAGCAAAAAGGAAGCTATTGCGGTGAAGTACTCCAAATGGCAGACAGATATTCTCATGAACTGGATGATCCAACACGTCGATGAACCCTTTCCGAAACAAGGCGAGATTCATCAGTTGATGGACATGACCGGGCTCACGCAATCACAGGTCATCAACTGGACAACAAATGTTCGCAAGCGCAACCGCAAGGCCACATGCCAAAACGGAAAGAAGCCCCACCACTTTATCGACTTTGTATTCCTGGCACACGATCGCGAACGAAGAGCACGCAAGGCGTCTTCCATTGCGACGGCCCACCCATTAATGACTGGTTTGGACTCTTTTCAGAATGCCCCCAGGGAGAACATATTGGCGGTCCCGCCATCACCGAGTGCATGCGCTGTTCCTACCCGGCAAGCGGCCAGTTCGTACTCGTACCCTTCTCCTCCTTCCTATCCACAGCCAACGTACAATCATACAAGTCTAAGCTACTTTGCCAACCAAACGCCAGATTTCAAGTGCGTGCACACGGTGCCGTTTTCACCAGGTACAATGGCATCTTCACCTCCGCGTTGCGCGGAAGACTCGGCAATTCAGGAACATAGCCAGACACTcatgcaagaagaaatgTGGGAGATACACGATGATTTTGATCCTGTaccaatggaagaagaatcagACGAATTCATAATGGAAGAATTTGCCAAATCTTGGTTGTTTGAAAACCCGATGGACGTGAACGATCCGGACTCCTTGACAGTGCAGCAAGCTCCCTGCAGCACAATGCCTCGTCTGAACGACCTGGGTTTGCTGCCCAGTGTTACTGAGGACAGTCACGAAAAATTACACCGTAACCGAACAGCTAGTTTTGATCTCGGAGAACTGGAGGACGAAGACATTGACGCCTGGGCCGCCGACATGGGACTGACGATTGAAATTCAGTAG
- a CDS encoding predicted protein, whose product MRFLVLLGLFATASAWTTSSAVSSFGGSVLVTGRGLTTATPSLTMKKGKDNLPPQMRSQYKKQKEMMAMREEMIAAQKPGQDGLPVFNLFVRTKKANMWYPCGSFKGDERSAALAKSYADGGLLAGVSKRQIDGGIAGSLYRDQGKLKESVARSYPQLRKSREDFEFGYKLSYDGLSEEQSSEIKVIEPKETKGVFDSIKNAFSGN is encoded by the exons ATGCGTTTCTTGGTTCTCTTGGGCCTGTTCGCCACTGCCTCCGCGTGGACGACTTCCAGCGCGGTGTCTTCGTTTGGTGGTAGCGTCTTAGTCACTGGTCGTGGCTTAACGACCGCAACGCCATccttgacaatgaaaaaggGCAAGGATAATCTGCCACCACAGATGCGTTCGCAgtacaaaaagcaaaaagaaatgaTGGCCATGCGCGAAGAAATGATCGCCGCCCAAAAACCGGGACAGGATGGTTTGCCGGTGTTTAATCTCTTTGTCCGCACGAAGAAAGCCAAT ATGTGGTACCCCTGTGGATCGTTCAAGGGTGACGAGCGATCAGCTGCTCTAGCCAAGAGCTATGCTGATGGTGGTTTGTTGGCCGGTGTGAGCAAACGGCAAATTGACGGCGGTATCGCCGGAAGTTTGTACAGGGACCAAGGAAAGCTCAAAGAAAGTGTGGCCCGTTCCTATCCCCAATTACGGAAGTCCCGAGAAGACTTCGAATTTGGGTACAAGCTATCCTACGATGGACTTTCGGAAGAGCAGTCGAGTGAAATCAAAGTGATTGAACCCAAGGAAACAAAAGGCGTCTTCGACAGCATCAAAAATGCGTTTTCGGGAAACTAA
- a CDS encoding predicted protein, producing the protein MRRIPTYVLPWLWLCSVLQSPIPTVSFVPPFNHASSSSASSSHLHARYTPPVSQVVMPPPPPPPPPIPEPPQLDGIDRILQNLAQKLDSSLPDWKNLHSPVGKDVQGPLIESVVSIQRQLGQLESDAASQIHLVSIKFQSTVLQQIPQLEPVLQKVTAFLAPLVQDPTTQLIVSALVSYTIVSKLLAMTLPPPPLKPYPSGRYDPVASRAYFDQRLPLVIARSFSILVQSLQFAAALLQDKMQNKLVQNEFQRGEQLAVLLSRLGPTFIKVGQSLSIRTDLLSPAYVRGLASLQDQVPAFDTAIAKQILEVEWQRPVSDVIVGELTSQPIAAASLGQVYKATLKSTGLDVAIKVQRPNINEQIALDMHLLREAAPVLKRLFNLNSDTVGTVDAWGAGFVDELDYIQEARNGAFFSERIRQTPLRDVVLAPAIVEDFTTGSILVTEWIDGERLDKSEKGDVTVLCSIAMNTYLTMLLELGLLHCDPHPGNLLRTPDGKLCVLDWGMVTAIDKDLQLTLIEHMAHLTSADYGEIPRDLLLLGFIPSDKAHLIDDSGVVDVLADIYGAWTKGGGAAAINVNDVVNQLQDLTSKKGNLFQIPPYFAYIAKSFSVLEGIGLSNEPNYSIINECVPYVSKRLLTDKEKMGPALSTFIFGPAKSNADRIVDYRRVEQLVEGFGEYTTSASGSLLGKQNMSNTEILEDVADEVLDLVLTEEETPLQEILLEQLAKIITASSRSIWTQIRERSGYLPSGRTVLGTIVDPFGLFRTSPLVRMNELDERTVETTQKLIALAQKQIQKSDNPAFDLSKLSREEALQFSSILVRKVWVRRGGVVQTSNRFARKLLQLTAEKLEAGERDTRTLPIRTNLTRTEPLIEAEKSFTERSSIELADHHPTPVKAENPRLIAARRRLDTLKAEDGNGVIVTEAAEISNVDI; encoded by the exons ATGAGACGAATACCAACCTACGTTCTCCCTTGGCTGTGGCTTTGTTCCGTTCTCCAGTCGCCTATTCCCACAGTATCATTCGTTCCGCCCTTCAATCAtgcttcgtcatcatcggCATCATCATCCCACCTGCATGCACGCTATACTCCACCAGTTTCACAAGTGGTAatgccgccaccaccacctcCACCACCGCCCATTCCAGAACCACCCCAACTCGATGGAATCGACCGGATCTTACAGAATCTTGCGCAGAAGTTGGATTCTTCGCTCCCCGATTGGAAGAACTTGCATTCGCCGGTTGGAAAGGATGTACAGGGGCCTTTGATTGAGTCTGTTGTCTCAATCCAACGTCAGCTGGGACAACTGGAGTCCGATGCGGCCTCACAGATTCATCTCGTTTCCATAAAGTTCCAGAGCACCGTGCTCCAACAGATTCCCCAATTAGAACCCGTTCTTCAGAAAGTTACAGCTTTTTTAGCACCGTTAGTGCAAGATCCAACAACCCAATTGATCGTATCTGCCTTGGTGTCCTACACGATTGTGTCCAAGTTGCTAGCCATGACCTTACCACCTCCACCATTGAAGCCGTATCCCAGTGGACGCTACGACCCCGTGGCCTCCCGGGCCTACTTTGACCAACGATTGCCGCTGGTGATTGCCCGGAGTTTTTCGATTCTAGTGCAAAGTCTGCAATTCGCTGCTGCGCTACTCCAGGACAAAATGCA GAACAAGCTGGTACAAAATGAATTTCAACGCGGTGAGCAACTGGCGGTTCTACTCTCACGCCTTGGACCAACCTTCATCAAAGTCGGCCAGTCTTTATCGATTCGTACCGATCTACTCTCTCCGGCGTACGTCCGCGGCCTGGCATCCTTGCAGGACCAGGTGCCGGCCTTTGACACAGCTATTGCCaaacaaattttggaagTGGAATGGCAACGTCCCGTATCTGACGTGATTGTTGGAGAGTTAACGTCGCAACCTATTGCCGCCGCTTCGCTTGGTCAAGTGTACAAGGCCACACTGAAATCGACAGGACTGGATGTAGCTATCAAAGTACAGCGACCCAACATAAATGAACAAATTGCGTTGGATATGCACTTGCTGCGCGAAGCAGCGCCCGTTCTGAAGAGACTGTTTAATTTGAACTCCGATACAGTAGGAACAGTGGACGCCTGGGGCGCGGGGTTTGTTGACGAATTGGATTACATTCAAGAAGCTCGCAACGGTGCGTTTTTCTCGGAACGCATTCGTCAGACGCCTCTGAGAGATGTGGTGCTGGCCCCCGCTATCGTGGAAGATTTTACAACCGGATCCATCCTCGTGACGGAATGGATTGACGGGGAACGACTGGACAAGAGCGAAAAGGGAGACGTGACGGTATTGTGCAGCATTGCCATGAACACGTATTTAACCATGTTGCTAGAGCTAGGACTACTCCATTGTGATCCGCACCCAGGCAATCTCTTGCGCACTCCGGACGGAAAACTATG TGTTTTGGATTGGGGCATGGTAACAGCTATCGACAAAGACTTGCAGTTGACTTTGATTGAACACATGGCGCATTTGACGTCGGCAGATTATGGGGAGATTCCTCGTGACTTGCTGCTACTGGGATTTATTCCGTCCGACAAGGCACATTTGATCGACGACAGCGGTGTTGTTGACGTCCTGGCGGACATTTACGGAGCCTGGACCAAGGGTGGTGGCGCAGCAGCGATCAATGTGAATGATGTTGTCAACCAGCTACAGGATTTGACGTCCAAGAAAGGAAACCTCTTCCAGATCCCGCCCTACTTCGCGTACATTGCTAAGAGTTTTTCTGTATTGGAAGGCATCGGATTAAGCAACGAGCCGAACTACTCTATCATCAACGAATGCGTTCCTTACGTATCCAAAAGGCTTTTGACAGACAAAGAAAAGATGGGGCCGGCACTTTCGACATTTATTTTTGGACCAGCGAAATCAAATGCAGATCGCATTGTAGATTATCGTCGTGTGGAACAGCTCGTAGAAGGCTTTGGTGAATACACAACCTCAGCTTCTGGTTCTCTTTTGGGGAAGCAGAACATGTCCAATACAGAAATACTGGAAGATGTCGCGGACGAGGTGCTCGATTTGGTGTTGACAGAAGAAGAGACCCCTTTGCAAGAAATCTTGTTGGAGCAACTAGCAAAGATCATCACAGCTAGCAGTCGATCTATCTGGACACAAATCCGGGAGCGCTCTGGTTATCTACCTTCTGGCCGTACTGTGCTTGGTACAATCGTCGACCCTTTTGGCCTTTTCCGAACTAGTCCTCTCGTGCGGATGAACGAGCTTGACGAACGCACTGTAGAGACAACTCAGAAACTCATCGCTTTGGCGCAAAAGCAGATTCAAAAGTCCGACAACCCGGCTTTTGATCTTTCTAAGCTTTCTCGAGAAGAGGCACTACAATTCTCCTCTATTCTGGTGCGAAAAGTTTGGGTCCGGAGGGGTGGTGTCGTGCAAACTAGCAATCGCTTCGCTCGAAAGCTGCTGCAATTAACAGCCGAGAAGCTTGAAGCAGGCGAGCGTGATACTCGTACCTTGCCGATCCGCACAAACTTGACAAGGACGGAACCCCTTATTGAAGCTGAGAAGTCATTCACAGAGCGATCATCAATCGAATTAGCTGATCATCATCCCACGCCAGTAAAGGCAGAGAATCCTCGTCTCATAGCAGCACGACGGCGCCTTGACACTCTCAAAGCTGAAGATGGCAATGGTGTCATTGTAACTGAAGCTGCGGAGATTTCTAATGTAGATATCTAG
- a CDS encoding predicted protein: MVEQASITTKSKPFIFLLVFSDTGSDKGAVQGVLERTDWGAWQSSSQTFLSGERSARRMPRGAKNKRSKTASPTRASSYAAADRATGATLERQSTIPLSSFQSISPPTTMTTPTGTPHPGHLYFPHHLHYPPPPPEDGMYSPTVYNQTPVTSVSTRRDPLPTREYRIVLLEPKWQSDKMRCTVHKVDGETVEAFLFRRVCQAASSFWQPLFQQHQSDRLRVVLGPKYSINIRTTAQADANHGRGKSRSAPDTTGTRTDWVTLNLRVVDSNQSPEAYWMAESPFFDFVQPKGQRCSIVVSPFAHGRLDPKRRVEEELSVVWPAEDSVQALSDDGLMTPPAKRRKTDKDGSSLRDYISGTRGESFLASESIINRENRSLNQVQTAKDQGSSSVERTTNEPVTADVVAEEQRTLRASLEANEDSLSSSSSSGSNSTSSSLSSAKRKGEKRINQLTAISPDTVKNTMGGKQSLNHVTNHDEKKKVVMDSVTTDDEAFRDVSILGRKLTTETKEVSKGVPIQSANKETDSTASSDSSATSSTTGENLTPGSETMNGVVQSSTTQNVESESLSRHSESLHVAKVVSREGAVEDNAAARQESDKAMLSDQGTTPHTAVANIESSIIDNQKRADGEQTIDENEATTKLSLINEDRTIALTSVGDHRQPSVSSASSATSTGDSTSDSSSSSSSGSSHEIKSNTEERQATDASPPQDLPPIPSEIATTIRQALHLPRAVRLLRQAPLRLLAREPIVR; encoded by the exons ATGGTTGAACAAGCTTCGATTACCACAAAGTCAAAACCATTCATTTTCCTTCTCGTTTTCTCGGATACAGGTTCTGACAAGGGTGCCGTGCAGGGAGTGTTGGAGCGAACCGATTGGGGCGCGTGGCAATCATCGTCCCAAACCTTTTTGTCGGGAGAACGTTCTGCTAGAAGAATGCCCCGGGGAGCGAAAAACAAAAGGTCAAAGACGGCCTCTCCCACGCGAGCGTCCTCGTATGCCGCAGCCGATCGAGCGACGGGTGCTACCCTTGAGCGCCAAAGTACGATTCCGCTATCCTCCTTTCAGTCGATTTCTCCACCTACAACAATGACAACGCCAACAGGCACTCCTCATCCTGGACATTTGTACTTTCCGCATCATCTGCACTATCCTCCGCCCCCTCCGGAAGACGGGATGTACTCTCCCACAGTGTACAATCAAACGCCTGTCACGTCGGTAAGCACCCGCCGAGATCCTCTTCCTACTCGTGAATACCGAATTGTACTACTGGAAccaaaatggcaaagtgaCAAGATGCGTTGTACCGTGCACAAAGTCGACGGTGAAACGGTCGAAGCCTTCTTGTTCCGGCGTGTTTGCCAAGCGGCATCCAGCTTTTGGCAGCCGCTATTCCAACAACACCAATCCGACAGATTACGCGTCGTCCTAGGACCCAAGTACAGCATAAACATACGGACCACAGCACAGGCGGACGCGAATCACGGTCGGGGAAAGTCGCGTTCGGCACCGGACACCACTGGTACCCGTACAGACTGGGTTACGCTCAACTTGCGTGTGGTCGATTCGAATCAGTCGCCAGAGGCGTATTGGATGGCTGAGTCTCCAttctttgattttgtccaaCCAAAGGGCCAACGCTGCTCTATTGTGGTTTCGCCGTTTGCTCACGGGCGATTGGATCCGAAGAGGCGTGTCGAAGAGGAGCTCTCGGTAGTTTGGCCAGCCGAGGACAGCGTGCAAGCGCTCTCGGACGACGGTCTCATGACGCCGCCGGCGAAGCGACGAAAAACGGACAAAGATGGTTCTTCGTTACGAGACTATATTAGCGGGACCAGAGGCGAATCATTTTTGGCTTCCGAGTCCATAATTAATCGTGAGAACCGATCGTTAAATCAAGTACAAACTGCCAAGGATCAAGGTAGCTCTTCTGtcgaaagaacaacgaatGAACCTGTTACCGCTGACGTTGTTGCGGAGGAGCAGCGCACTTTACGGGCTAGCCTGGAGGCCAACGAAGATTCCTTGAGTTCTTCGTCGAGTAGTGGCTCGAATTCCACCTCATCCTCGTTGTCATCGGCGAAGAGAAAGGGTGAGAAACGCATCAATCAATTGACCGCGATTTCACCGGATACTGTAAAGAATACGATGGGGGGTAAGCAGTCGTTGAATCATGTTACAAACCATgatgagaaaaagaaagtgGTGATGGATTCGGTAACCACAGACGACGAAGCATTTAGAGATGTATCAATTCTGGGCAGGAAATTGACGacagaaacaaaagaagTATCGAAGGGCGTCCCAATACAAAGCGCCAACAAAGAGACAGATTCCACCGCGTCAAGTGATTCCTCGGCAACATCCTCAACGACGGGTGAAAATTTGACGCCGGGCTCTGAAACGATGAATGGTGTCGTTCAAAGTTCGACGACACAGAATGTCGAGTCCGAATCTTTGTCGAGGCATTCTGAAAGTCTGCACGTAGCCAAAGTTGTCTCTCGTGAGGGCGCAGTGGAAGATAACGCAGCTGCGCGTCAAGAGTCGGATAAGGCCATGTTGTCTGATCAAGGTACCACTCCCCATACCGCTGTGGCAAACATAGAGTCGTCAATTATTGACAACCAAAAGAGGGCAGATGGCGAGCAGACCATAGATGAAAATGAAGCGACAACAAAGCTTTCTCTAATCAACGAAGATCGAACCATCGCGTTGACGTCGGTTGGGGATCACCGCCAACCATCTGTGTCATCGGCAAGCAGCGCTACCAGTACTGGCGATAGTACCAGCGACAGCTCGAgctcgtcgtcttcgggaTCCTCGCACGAGATCAAATCAAATACAGAAGAACGTCAAGCCACCGATGCCTCTCCGCCACAGGACCTTCCGCCAATTCCTTCGGAAATTGCTACAACTA TTCGTCAAgctcttcatcttcctcgAGCagttcgtcttcttcgtcaagctcctcttcgtcttctggCTCGGGAACCAATCGTTCGATAG
- a CDS encoding predicted protein, producing MKKPEVLRVVKCCLPAILFDYKRKKASEDASEINIDLQVDDLQVTTLCRLWAGMGHIHRVRISLPVGSTTSGNRTTGNDDIAIKHIIPPPSSQRSFGDHRKASSYRVEANFYENLAQELIAKGVSVPTPYHVERGKGDSVIIAMSYHESKVNPTENQQRVRLVLSWLAQFHAMYWDADAADRVVQQAGLQAVGSYWYLATRPDEHEEMPDHGWQGRLKRAARAIDARLQRDPLQCVIHGDAKDANILMDEHGKVTFCDFHSVSIDDEKEALEYYWNELKARLPLNVSPAPTWEQLQDSMEFAYADFYRFMSGWGFWGSGAERRVIALLDRLDHGSKLATEEDYDEAVQREFG from the exons ATGAAAAAGCCCGAAGTACTGCGTGTTGTCAAGTGTTGCTTGCCCGCAATCCTCTTCGATTATAAGAGAAAAAAGGCTAGTGAGGATGCTAGCGAAATAAATATCGACTTGCAAGTTGACGATCTACAGGTGACAACATTGTGTCGGTTGTGGGCAGGAATGGGGCACATTCATCGCGTCCGCATTTCCTTACCGGTAGGCTCAACAACCAGTGGCAATAGAACTACCGGCAACGACGATATTGCTATTAAGCACATAATTCCGCCTCCTTCATCACAGCGGTCGTTCGGCGACCATCGCAAAGCCTCCAGCTACCGCGTCGAAGCCAACTTTTACGAAAATCTCGCACAAGAACTCATCGCCAAAGGTGTCAGTGTACCCACTCCGTACCATGTGGAGCGGGGTAAGGGTGATTCTGTCATCATCGCCATGTCGTACCACGAAAGCAAGGTCAATCCGACGGAAAACCAGCAACGCGTGCGGCTCGTCTTGTCGTGGTTGGCACAATTTCACGCTATGTATTGGGATGCCGATGCGGCGGATCGCGTGGTCCAACAAGCGGGGCTGCAGGCTGTGGGAAGCTACTGGTATCTGGCAACGCGTCCAGATGAACACGAGGAGATGCCGGACCACGGCTGGCAAGGAAGACTAAAGCGCGCCGCCCGTGCCATTGATGCGCGGCTACAGCGCGATCCTTTGCAATGCGTTATACACGGGGACGCCAAGGATGCAAACATCTTGATGGACGAGCATGGAAAGGTCACCTTTTGTGATTTCCA CTCCGTATCaatcgacgacgaaaaggaagctCTGGAATATTATTGGAACGAGCTGAAAGCTCGATTGCCACTAAACGTGTCGCCCGCGCCTACTTGGGAGCAGCTGCAAGATTCCATGGAATTTGCATATGCGGACTTTTATCGATTCATGAGTGGGTGGGGATTTTGGGGGTCGGGAGCTGAACGTCGCGTAATTGCGTTGTTGGACCGGCTCGATCACGGTAGCAAGTTGGCGACCGAGGAAGACTATGACGAAGCCGTACAACGAGAGTTTGGCTAA